From the genome of Azospira restricta, one region includes:
- a CDS encoding nickel-dependent hydrogenase large subunit, translating to MSKRVTIDPVTRIEGHLRVDVEVDGGKVKKAWSSGQMWRGVENILIGRDPRDAWAITQRICGVCTTVHAIASVRAVENALKLEIPVNAQYIRNLIMLAHAIHDHIVHFYHLSALDWVDVVSATKADPAKAASLAQSLSSWSGNSVQEFKKVQDKIKGFVASGQLGIFTNGYWGHPAMKLPPEVNLLAVVHYLQALEVQRYANKIVTVLGSKSPHIQNVAVGGVANPLALDSQSVLTVERLLAVKEWIDKLDDFVKNVYLVDVAAIGAFYADWTTHGRGIVDYLSVPDVPLDGKGTQFAMPGGHIANGDVSTFKAIKTFDDKYFADGVSEAVKHSWYDYSSGNDKSLHPYKGETTPKYTDFQDDGKYSWLKSPSFYGKPMQVGPLANVLTMFAAGHEPTKKYATAALDLVSNIAKTKVGIDALHSTIGRHAARAVRCAVVQDELVKQWDLLLANMGKGDLKTFNKPVFPKGEQMGVGFHEAPRGVLSHWVVIQDGKIKNYQCVVPSTWNAAPRNEKDAPGAYEACLVGNPIADPEKPLEVLRTVHSFDPCIACAIHVIDEEHTEIVKVKAA from the coding sequence ATGTCCAAGCGAGTCACGATTGATCCGGTCACCCGCATCGAGGGCCACCTGCGCGTCGACGTCGAGGTCGACGGCGGCAAGGTCAAGAAGGCCTGGTCGTCCGGCCAGATGTGGCGCGGCGTCGAGAACATCCTGATCGGCCGCGATCCGCGCGACGCGTGGGCGATCACGCAGCGCATCTGCGGCGTGTGCACGACGGTGCATGCGATCGCCTCGGTGCGCGCGGTCGAGAACGCGCTGAAGCTCGAGATCCCGGTCAACGCGCAGTACATCCGCAACCTGATCATGCTGGCGCACGCGATCCACGACCACATCGTGCACTTCTACCACCTGTCGGCGCTCGACTGGGTGGACGTGGTCAGCGCCACCAAGGCCGACCCGGCGAAGGCGGCCAGCCTGGCGCAGAGCCTCTCGTCGTGGAGCGGCAACAGCGTGCAGGAATTCAAGAAGGTGCAGGACAAGATCAAGGGCTTCGTCGCCAGCGGCCAGCTCGGCATCTTCACCAACGGCTATTGGGGCCACCCGGCGATGAAGCTGCCGCCGGAAGTGAACCTGCTCGCCGTCGTGCATTACCTGCAGGCGCTGGAAGTGCAGCGCTACGCGAACAAGATCGTCACCGTGCTCGGCTCGAAGTCGCCGCACATCCAGAACGTCGCCGTCGGCGGCGTCGCCAACCCGCTGGCGCTCGATTCGCAGTCGGTGCTGACGGTCGAACGCCTGCTCGCGGTCAAGGAATGGATCGACAAGCTCGATGACTTCGTGAAGAACGTCTATCTGGTCGACGTCGCCGCGATCGGCGCCTTCTACGCCGACTGGACGACGCACGGCCGCGGCATCGTCGACTACCTGTCGGTGCCGGACGTGCCGCTCGACGGCAAGGGCACGCAGTTCGCGATGCCCGGCGGCCACATCGCCAACGGCGACGTGTCGACCTTCAAGGCGATCAAGACCTTCGACGACAAGTACTTCGCCGACGGCGTTTCCGAGGCGGTCAAGCACTCGTGGTACGACTACTCGTCCGGCAACGACAAGTCGCTGCACCCGTACAAGGGCGAGACGACGCCGAAGTACACCGACTTCCAGGACGACGGCAAGTACTCCTGGCTGAAGTCGCCGTCCTTCTATGGCAAGCCGATGCAGGTCGGCCCGCTGGCCAACGTGCTGACGATGTTCGCCGCCGGCCACGAGCCGACGAAGAAGTACGCGACGGCGGCGCTCGACCTCGTCTCGAACATCGCCAAGACCAAGGTCGGCATCGACGCGCTGCACTCGACGATCGGCCGCCATGCCGCGCGCGCGGTGCGCTGCGCGGTGGTCCAGGACGAGCTGGTCAAGCAGTGGGACCTGCTGCTCGCCAACATGGGCAAGGGCGACCTGAAGACCTTCAACAAGCCGGTCTTCCCCAAGGGCGAGCAGATGGGCGTCGGCTTCCACGAGGCGCCGCGCGGCGTGCTGTCGCACTGGGTGGTGATCCAGGACGGCAAGATCAAGAACTATCAGTGCGTCGTGCCCTCGACCTGGAACGCCGCGCCGAGGAACGAGAAGGACGCGCCCGGCGCCTACGAGGCCTGCCTGGTCGGCAACCCGATCGCCGACCCGGAGAAGCCGCTGGAGGTGCTGCGCACCGTGCATTCGTTCGATCCGTGCATCGCCTGCGCGATCCACGTGATCGACGAGGAGCACACCGAGATCGTCAAGGTGAAGGCCGCCTGA
- the hybB gene encoding Ni/Fe-hydrogenase cytochrome b subunit: MAGNHPQHHAPAPVGGKLFNGVTLVCGVLIAILVAILVVRFLFGLGAVTNLNDGYPWGLWIVVDVVIGSAFACGGFSVAMLVYIFNKGEYHPLVRPALLASLFGYSLAGIGVIFDLGRWWNFWHIFTPGYANPNSVMFEVAVCISAYIVVMWLEFAPTFFEKWGMKEAKRKLNKVLFFLVALGTVLPMMHQSSLGTMIVVMGVQINPLWQTKLIPLHFLLTAIILGYGVVLFESCLAASGYRRKIEMHLLEPLAKIMLGVLAVYLVVRFGDLLVRGALPLAFQPKLTALAFWVETIAFLAPFAIIGSASARRNPAKLFLAGVAIMFAGVMLRFNAFLIGYDTGTGVDPGWTYFPSVPELMVTIGMFAIEVLAYIIITRRFPVLPREETQVAH; encoded by the coding sequence ATGGCCGGGAATCATCCGCAGCATCATGCGCCGGCGCCGGTCGGCGGCAAGCTGTTCAACGGCGTGACGCTGGTCTGCGGCGTGCTGATCGCGATCCTGGTCGCGATCCTCGTCGTCCGCTTCCTCTTCGGGCTGGGCGCCGTCACCAACCTCAACGACGGCTATCCATGGGGCCTCTGGATCGTCGTCGACGTCGTCATCGGCTCCGCCTTCGCCTGCGGCGGCTTCTCGGTGGCGATGCTGGTCTACATCTTCAACAAGGGCGAATACCACCCGCTGGTGCGGCCGGCGCTGCTGGCCAGCCTGTTCGGGTACTCGCTGGCCGGTATCGGCGTCATCTTCGACCTCGGCCGCTGGTGGAATTTCTGGCACATCTTCACGCCCGGCTACGCCAACCCGAACTCGGTGATGTTCGAGGTCGCGGTGTGCATCTCGGCGTACATCGTCGTCATGTGGCTGGAGTTCGCGCCGACCTTCTTCGAGAAGTGGGGGATGAAGGAGGCGAAGCGCAAGCTGAACAAGGTGCTCTTCTTCCTCGTCGCGCTCGGCACCGTGCTGCCGATGATGCACCAGTCCTCGCTGGGCACGATGATCGTGGTCATGGGCGTGCAGATCAACCCGCTGTGGCAGACCAAGCTGATCCCGCTGCACTTCCTGCTCACCGCGATCATCCTTGGCTACGGCGTGGTGCTCTTCGAGTCCTGCCTCGCCGCCTCGGGCTACCGGCGCAAGATCGAGATGCACCTGCTCGAACCGCTGGCGAAGATCATGCTCGGCGTGCTCGCGGTCTACCTCGTCGTCCGCTTCGGCGACCTGCTGGTGCGCGGCGCGCTGCCGCTGGCCTTCCAGCCGAAGCTCACGGCGCTCGCCTTCTGGGTCGAGACGATCGCCTTCCTGGCGCCGTTCGCGATCATCGGTTCCGCGTCGGCGCGGCGCAATCCGGCCAAATTGTTCCTCGCCGGCGTCGCCATCATGTTCGCCGGCGTCATGCTCCGCTTCAACGCCTTCCTCATCGGCTACGACACCGGCACCGGCGTCGACCCCGGCTGGACCTACTTCCCGTCGGTGCCCGAGCTGATGGTCACGATCGGCATGTTCGCGATCGAGGTCCTCGCCTACATCATCATCACCCGCCGCTTCCCGGTCCTGCCGCGCGAAGAGACGCAGGTCGCCCACTAA
- a CDS encoding HypC/HybG/HupF family hydrogenase formation chaperone, translating to MCLSIPMRVVEWDDPDGDFAWVERGEGDSLRRERVNMMLIGAQPVGTWILASLGLAKETVDEENRLLIEDALAALDESLHGDYDPGRHFPDLTRH from the coding sequence ATGTGCCTGTCGATCCCGATGCGCGTCGTCGAGTGGGACGACCCGGACGGCGACTTCGCCTGGGTCGAGCGCGGCGAGGGCGACAGCCTGCGGCGCGAACGCGTGAACATGATGCTGATCGGCGCGCAGCCGGTCGGTACCTGGATCCTCGCCTCGCTCGGGCTGGCCAAGGAAACGGTCGACGAGGAGAACCGCCTGCTGATCGAGGACGCGCTCGCCGCCCTCGACGAATCGCTGCACGGCGACTACGACCCGGGCCGTCACTTCCCCGACCTCACGCGGCACTGA
- a CDS encoding HyaD/HybD family hydrogenase maturation endopeptidase — protein sequence MKVVVLGVGNTLLTDEAIGVRAVEALQQRYRLPPEVNVIDGGTAGMELLESLEDLDQLVIVDCVRVGQPPATVIRRIDDEVPAFFRTKISPHQIGISDVLAALTLRERFPQRLALIGIQPKDLDTGIELTPEVAATIPEVLALVVEELARVGVKVVEKA from the coding sequence ATGAAAGTCGTCGTGCTGGGAGTCGGCAACACGCTGCTGACCGACGAAGCCATCGGCGTCCGCGCCGTCGAGGCGCTGCAGCAGCGCTACCGGCTGCCGCCCGAGGTGAACGTGATCGACGGCGGCACCGCCGGCATGGAGCTGCTCGAATCGCTGGAAGACCTCGACCAGCTGGTGATCGTCGACTGCGTGCGCGTCGGCCAGCCGCCGGCGACCGTCATCCGCCGCATCGACGACGAGGTGCCGGCCTTCTTCCGCACCAAGATCTCGCCGCACCAGATCGGCATCTCCGACGTGCTCGCGGCGCTGACGCTGCGCGAGCGCTTCCCGCAGCGGCTGGCGCTGATCGGCATCCAGCCGAAGGACCTCGACACCGGCATCGAGCTGACGCCGGAAGTGGCAGCGACGATCCCCGAGGTGCTGGCGCTGGTCGTCGAGGAGCTCGCCCGGGTCGGCGTCAAGGTCGTGGAGAAAGCCTGA
- a CDS encoding fused MFS/spermidine synthase: MHQTSSQWLFAGTIFASAFSLFLVQPLVAKQILPWFGGTAAVWAICMVFFQMTLLAGYAYSDALANRLTPRLQLALHAALLVASLLFVPIIASPSWKPTGTEEPTLLIIGLLIATIGLPYFLLSTTGPLVQSWVARVDIGSHVYRLFSLSNVASLVALISYPFLIETQASLQQQAYGWSTLYAAFVVLCIASGSYFVRHAHALPKSTHQQCHIPEGDWEPVWRDYLLWLAPAAMASWLLVAITNHITQNVAAIPFLWILPLTLYLLTFALCFESDYWYRRKIFVPTGGILLGVSAYGLQDSDIGINVKVAIPLYAACLFVLCMFLHGELARLRPNIRYLTRYYLMLSVGGALGGTLVGLVAPKVFPAYYELGLGFTITAILAVVMFRRNPFVMPLAVFLSLWCAFFLYEQAKDDLSSARRLQRNFYGTLYTVDSRDDELNDTVRELYHGSIKHGQQYLSEERRREPTAYYGRTSGVGMAINATRRPGQKVGMIGLGAGTLAVYGQEGDSYRMYEINPDVIEFARSEFTFLSDSKAAVDTVLGDARLSMERESPQMFDVLAVDAFSGDSVPVHLLTIESMGVYLRHMRQDGMIAFHVTNRFLNLPPAVESIARAHGLHVAHIRDENDSPLLRNTDWVLVAKDPAVLAKGGIQHRAKPIQPIPGLKPWTDDFNNLFAILK, translated from the coding sequence ATGCATCAGACTAGTTCCCAGTGGTTATTTGCAGGCACTATCTTCGCTAGCGCCTTCTCGTTGTTTTTGGTGCAGCCCCTGGTTGCCAAGCAGATCCTTCCCTGGTTTGGGGGAACGGCTGCCGTTTGGGCGATCTGTATGGTGTTTTTCCAGATGACGCTCCTTGCCGGCTACGCATATTCCGATGCTCTGGCCAACCGCCTTACACCGCGATTGCAACTCGCCCTTCACGCCGCCCTGCTCGTTGCCAGTTTGCTGTTTGTGCCCATCATTGCGAGCCCCAGCTGGAAGCCGACAGGGACGGAAGAGCCAACGTTGCTGATTATCGGACTATTGATCGCCACAATCGGTCTGCCCTATTTCCTTCTCTCGACCACGGGCCCCCTGGTCCAGTCCTGGGTGGCACGTGTGGACATCGGAAGCCACGTTTACCGCCTTTTTTCATTATCGAACGTGGCATCACTGGTGGCCCTGATCAGCTATCCCTTCTTGATAGAAACACAAGCCTCCTTGCAGCAGCAGGCGTACGGATGGTCGACGCTCTATGCTGCCTTCGTCGTGCTCTGTATCGCCTCGGGTAGCTATTTCGTGAGGCACGCCCATGCCCTGCCAAAATCGACGCACCAGCAATGCCATATACCGGAAGGTGATTGGGAACCGGTTTGGCGGGATTACCTGTTGTGGCTGGCTCCTGCAGCCATGGCTTCATGGTTGCTCGTGGCCATTACCAACCACATTACGCAGAATGTCGCAGCCATCCCTTTTCTCTGGATTCTCCCCCTGACGCTCTACCTGCTGACATTTGCGCTTTGTTTCGAGAGTGACTACTGGTACCGCCGGAAAATTTTCGTTCCAACCGGCGGAATATTGCTAGGGGTGAGTGCCTATGGCTTGCAGGACAGCGATATCGGCATCAACGTCAAGGTCGCCATTCCGCTTTACGCAGCCTGCCTGTTCGTCCTTTGCATGTTTCTACATGGCGAACTGGCACGCCTGCGCCCGAACATCCGTTACTTGACGCGCTATTACCTGATGCTTTCCGTGGGCGGCGCATTGGGTGGCACTCTCGTCGGGCTTGTCGCTCCCAAGGTATTCCCCGCCTACTATGAACTTGGACTCGGCTTTACCATCACCGCGATATTGGCAGTGGTGATGTTTCGTCGAAATCCTTTCGTTATGCCATTGGCGGTATTTCTATCCTTGTGGTGTGCTTTCTTCCTGTATGAGCAGGCGAAGGATGATCTTTCCTCTGCTCGCCGCCTGCAGCGCAACTTTTACGGGACGCTCTATACGGTCGATTCACGGGATGACGAACTGAACGACACGGTTCGCGAGCTGTATCACGGCTCGATCAAGCATGGCCAACAATATCTTTCGGAGGAACGCCGAAGAGAACCGACCGCCTATTACGGGCGCACATCCGGGGTTGGCATGGCGATCAATGCCACCCGACGGCCAGGGCAGAAAGTCGGAATGATCGGCTTGGGAGCCGGAACGCTTGCGGTGTATGGGCAGGAAGGCGATAGCTACCGAATGTATGAGATCAACCCTGACGTGATCGAATTCGCCCGGTCAGAATTCACCTTCCTGTCCGATAGCAAGGCGGCAGTCGACACGGTACTCGGCGATGCAAGGCTGTCGATGGAAAGGGAAAGTCCGCAAATGTTCGATGTGCTTGCGGTAGATGCTTTCTCTGGCGATTCGGTGCCTGTCCATCTTCTCACCATCGAATCGATGGGCGTTTACCTGCGCCACATGAGGCAGGACGGCATGATTGCCTTCCACGTCACCAACCGATTCTTGAACCTGCCGCCAGCGGTGGAGTCCATTGCCAGGGCACACGGTTTGCATGTTGCCCATATACGGGATGAAAACGACAGTCCGCTGTTGAGGAATACCGACTGGGTATTGGTCGCCAAAGATCCTGCGGTTCTTGCCAAGGGCGGAATTCAACACCGAGCGAAACCAATTCAGCCCATTCCGGGGCTGAAACCCTGGACCGATGATTTCAACAACTTGTTCGCCATCTTGAAGTAA
- the hybE gene encoding [NiFe]-hydrogenase assembly chaperone HybE, translated as MVDERIRKPLYRAERPAAPAIPHADNPAPQVLAMYRRIWETTMRDLDFVNRALEVDIAGFRRHRGDWVGAVITPWFVNLCVLPGGGELWQDLGAGERVKLPFPVGELEFIADYDLGAEIPAALHCPLLAPVTALQSQDVALRMAMDALETLFTPAAASVEAPPSAMPAASSDVLPPAPSPDPSVPPRRAFLRRLAGQRG; from the coding sequence ATGGTCGACGAACGCATCCGCAAGCCGCTCTACCGCGCCGAGCGCCCGGCCGCGCCGGCGATCCCGCACGCCGACAACCCGGCGCCGCAGGTCCTCGCCATGTACCGGCGCATCTGGGAAACGACGATGCGCGACCTCGACTTCGTCAACCGCGCGCTGGAGGTCGACATCGCCGGCTTCCGCCGCCACCGCGGCGACTGGGTCGGCGCCGTGATCACGCCGTGGTTCGTGAACCTCTGCGTGCTGCCCGGCGGCGGCGAATTGTGGCAGGACCTCGGTGCCGGCGAGCGGGTGAAGCTGCCGTTCCCGGTCGGCGAACTCGAATTCATCGCCGACTACGACCTCGGCGCCGAAATCCCGGCCGCGCTCCACTGCCCGCTGCTGGCGCCGGTGACCGCGCTCCAGTCGCAGGACGTGGCGCTGCGGATGGCGATGGATGCGCTGGAGACGCTGTTTACGCCGGCGGCCGCGTCGGTTGAAGCGCCGCCATCGGCCATGCCTGCGGCATCCTCCGACGTTCTGCCGCCAGCCCCATCCCCCGACCCTTCGGTGCCGCCGCGCCGCGCCTTCCTGCGCCGGCTCGCGGGCCAGCGCGGCTGA